The Haloplanus salinarum genome includes a region encoding these proteins:
- the acs gene encoding acetate--CoA ligase: MSEEDIELEARLEEQATFEPSDSFVEQANVSDPSVYEEFDENWPNCWQAAAELLDWDEEYDQVLDDSNPPFYEWFTDGTLNASTNCLDRHLDERGDEPAIEWVGEPVDEDDRTFTYAELHREVNECAAALRDLGVGEDDVVTMYMPMIPELPIAMLACARIGAPHSVVFAGFSADALATRMNAADSEYLITCDGYYRRGDPLDHLSKANEGLAGVDHEVSDVVVAERLRDGDGFGHGLAANQHTYDGLVADHEGATVDPVKRDAEDMLFLMYTSGTTGQPKGVKHTTGGYLAWTAWTSQAVLDIKPEDTYFCSADIGWITGHSYIVYGPLALGTTTMMYEGTPDHPDRDRLWEIVEEYEATQLYTAPTAIRAFMKWGGEYPDRHDLSSLRLLGTVGEPINPRAWKWYYKHIGNEECPIVDTWWQTETGGMMVTTLPGVKTMKPGSAGPPLPGVDAQVVDTNGDPVEAGRAGYLTVRKPWPGMLRTLYKNDERYIEEYWAEYSDTDSSDPEDWVYFPEDGAKLDEDGYITVLGRVDDVLNVSGHRLGTMEIESAIVGVEGVAEAAVVGGDHEVKGEAVYAYVITEDGYEEDDALRDRIVQAVEDAIGPIARPERVVFSPDLPKTRSGKIMRRLLEDIANEAELGDTSTLRNPDIVEDIQGKISGD; this comes from the coding sequence ATGTCCGAGGAAGACATCGAACTGGAGGCGAGGCTCGAAGAGCAGGCGACGTTCGAGCCCTCGGATTCGTTCGTCGAGCAGGCGAACGTATCGGATCCCAGTGTATACGAGGAGTTCGACGAGAACTGGCCGAACTGTTGGCAGGCGGCGGCCGAACTCCTCGACTGGGACGAGGAGTACGATCAGGTGCTCGACGACTCGAACCCGCCCTTCTACGAGTGGTTCACCGACGGCACGCTGAACGCGTCGACCAACTGTCTCGACCGCCACCTCGACGAGCGCGGCGACGAACCGGCCATCGAGTGGGTCGGCGAACCCGTCGACGAGGACGACCGGACGTTCACCTACGCGGAGCTCCACCGCGAGGTCAACGAGTGTGCGGCGGCGCTTCGGGACCTCGGCGTCGGCGAGGACGACGTCGTGACGATGTACATGCCGATGATCCCCGAGCTCCCCATCGCCATGCTGGCGTGTGCGCGGATCGGCGCGCCCCACAGTGTGGTGTTCGCGGGCTTCTCGGCGGATGCGCTGGCGACCCGGATGAACGCCGCGGACTCGGAGTACTTGATCACCTGCGACGGGTACTATCGCCGTGGCGACCCCCTCGATCACCTCTCGAAGGCCAACGAGGGCCTCGCGGGCGTCGACCACGAAGTGTCCGACGTGGTCGTGGCCGAGCGGCTCCGCGACGGCGACGGCTTCGGCCACGGCCTGGCGGCCAACCAGCACACCTACGACGGCCTCGTCGCCGACCACGAGGGGGCGACCGTCGACCCCGTCAAGCGGGACGCCGAGGACATGCTGTTCCTGATGTACACTTCGGGGACGACGGGCCAGCCGAAGGGGGTCAAACACACCACCGGTGGCTACCTCGCGTGGACCGCCTGGACTTCGCAGGCGGTGCTCGACATCAAGCCCGAGGACACCTACTTCTGTTCGGCCGACATCGGCTGGATCACCGGCCACTCCTACATCGTCTACGGCCCGCTCGCGCTCGGGACGACGACGATGATGTACGAGGGGACGCCGGACCACCCCGATCGGGACCGCCTCTGGGAGATCGTCGAGGAGTACGAGGCCACCCAGCTCTACACCGCACCCACCGCCATCCGCGCGTTCATGAAGTGGGGCGGGGAGTACCCCGACCGACACGACCTCTCCAGCCTCCGGCTGCTGGGCACCGTCGGCGAGCCCATCAACCCGCGGGCCTGGAAGTGGTACTACAAACACATCGGGAACGAGGAGTGTCCCATCGTGGACACCTGGTGGCAGACCGAGACGGGCGGCATGATGGTCACCACCCTCCCGGGCGTCAAGACGATGAAGCCCGGCTCCGCCGGGCCGCCCCTCCCGGGCGTCGACGCCCAGGTCGTCGACACGAACGGCGATCCGGTCGAAGCCGGGCGCGCCGGCTACCTCACCGTTCGGAAGCCGTGGCCCGGGATGCTCCGAACGCTGTACAAGAACGACGAGCGGTACATCGAGGAGTACTGGGCCGAGTACTCCGACACCGACAGCTCGGACCCCGAGGACTGGGTGTACTTCCCGGAGGACGGCGCCAAACTCGACGAGGACGGCTACATCACCGTCCTCGGTCGCGTCGACGACGTGCTCAACGTCTCGGGCCACCGCCTCGGGACCATGGAGATCGAGTCCGCCATCGTCGGCGTCGAGGGCGTCGCCGAGGCCGCGGTCGTCGGCGGCGACCACGAGGTGAAAGGCGAGGCCGTCTACGCCTACGTCATCACCGAGGACGGGTACGAGGAGGACGACGCGCTCCGCGACCGCATCGTCCAGGCCGTCGAGGACGCCATCGGCCCCATCGCCCGCCCCGAGCGCGTGGTCTTCTCGCCGGACCTGCCCAAAACCCGGTCGGGCAAGATCATGCGCCGTCTGCTGGAGGATATCGCCAACGAGGCCGAACTGGGCGACACCTCGACGCTCCGTAACCCCGACATCGTCGAGGACATCCAAGGCAAGATCAGCGGCGACTGA
- a CDS encoding sodium:solute symporter family transporter, whose protein sequence is MVTTTALLGLLTVVLLAFAAFGAWYARGRIETVEDYLTARNSAGGGTLTATLVASSMGAWILFSPAEAGAAFGGITAVAGYAAGSALALAAFAVVGPRIRQLLPRGHSLTEYAYARYGTAMYAYVLVVSVAYMFVFLAAEFTGIASALSLVAGVPGWQTATVVGVTVLAYTGYGGLRASIVTDTVQTVLILPLLMVSVVVTVLALGGTDAAHAAVVDSAPELLTVGSATGLEFGAYVVVAVVGAEMLNQAWWQRVYAASDEGTLRRSFLVAAVAVVPMVLLAGVFGPIAVGLGLVEAPGDASVSFFLVVTEVLPDAAVVAVAVLAVLLVVSSADTLFNAIASVVTADLPRLLDLSGDRLTATARGVTVVVAAAATVVGAQGYSVLTLFLLADLLAAATFIPLLHGLFSRRATSAGALTASLVALVVGLALFPPARGVLPLSGLPAATYFRSFIGAAALSTALTVVAARVGDERFDLDRLDRTIRRLDDEATDGSGGERR, encoded by the coding sequence GTGGTGACCACGACGGCGCTGCTCGGACTGCTGACCGTCGTCCTGCTCGCCTTCGCGGCGTTCGGCGCGTGGTACGCCCGGGGGCGCATCGAGACCGTCGAGGACTACCTCACCGCCCGGAACTCGGCCGGCGGCGGGACGCTGACCGCGACGCTCGTCGCCTCGAGCATGGGGGCGTGGATCCTGTTCAGTCCCGCGGAGGCCGGCGCGGCCTTCGGCGGAATCACGGCCGTCGCCGGCTACGCGGCCGGGTCGGCGCTCGCGCTCGCCGCCTTCGCCGTCGTCGGCCCCCGCATCCGGCAACTCCTCCCCCGCGGCCACAGCCTCACCGAGTACGCCTACGCCCGCTACGGGACGGCGATGTACGCGTACGTCCTCGTCGTCAGCGTCGCCTACATGTTCGTCTTCCTCGCCGCGGAGTTCACCGGCATCGCGAGCGCGCTCTCGCTCGTCGCGGGGGTGCCCGGCTGGCAGACCGCGACCGTCGTCGGCGTCACCGTCCTCGCGTACACCGGCTACGGCGGCCTCCGTGCGAGCATCGTCACCGACACCGTCCAGACCGTGCTCATCCTCCCGCTCCTGATGGTGAGCGTCGTCGTCACGGTGCTCGCGCTGGGTGGGACCGACGCCGCCCACGCCGCCGTCGTCGACAGCGCGCCCGAACTCCTGACCGTCGGGTCGGCCACCGGCCTGGAGTTCGGGGCCTACGTCGTCGTCGCCGTCGTCGGCGCCGAGATGCTGAACCAGGCGTGGTGGCAGCGGGTCTACGCCGCGAGCGACGAGGGGACGCTCCGTCGGTCCTTCCTCGTCGCCGCCGTCGCCGTCGTCCCGATGGTCCTCCTGGCGGGCGTGTTCGGCCCCATCGCCGTCGGCCTCGGCCTCGTCGAGGCGCCAGGGGACGCCAGCGTCTCCTTTTTCCTCGTCGTGACCGAGGTGCTCCCCGACGCGGCCGTCGTCGCCGTCGCCGTCCTGGCCGTCCTGCTCGTGGTCTCCAGCGCCGACACGCTGTTCAACGCCATCGCGAGCGTCGTCACCGCGGATCTTCCGCGGCTCCTCGACCTCTCGGGGGACCGCCTCACCGCGACCGCCCGCGGCGTGACCGTCGTCGTCGCCGCGGCCGCGACGGTCGTCGGCGCGCAGGGCTACTCCGTGCTCACGCTCTTTCTCCTCGCCGACCTGCTCGCGGCGGCCACCTTCATCCCGCTCCTGCACGGCCTCTTCTCGCGGCGTGCAACGTCCGCCGGCGCCCTGACGGCGAGTCTGGTTGCCCTCGTCGTCGGACTGGCCCTCTTCCCGCCCGCCCGCGGTGTCCTGCCGCTCTCCGGGCTGCCGGCGGCCACCTACTTCCGCTCCTTTATCGGCGCCGCCGCCCTTTCGACGGCCCTGACCGTCGTGGCCGCTCGCGTCGGCGACGAGCGGTTCGACCTCGACCGGCTCGACCGGACGATCCGACGCCTCGACGACGAGGCGACCGACGGCTCGGGGGGTGAGCGACGGTGA
- a CDS encoding GNAT family N-acetyltransferase has product MDIREARAEDIEGIRTVAHHSLAASYGHALEDEIIAQAVERWYDEGTLTDDLDDPDTEFLVADDDGRLVGFAQSYVVERRETVGEIDWLHVEPDSRGVGIGDRLLETLEQRLLEHGVGRIEGRVLSANEAGTDFYENEDFERIGERTVEIGGEPFVEMLYSKFPGAGGRQVLSEAATLPDGRQVYVALEESVRGADGPFYSVYLDRDRSERYGYLCGNCDSFAVSMDTMGRVVCNDCENRRKPTRWDASYL; this is encoded by the coding sequence ATGGACATTCGCGAGGCACGGGCTGAGGACATCGAAGGGATCAGAACCGTCGCACACCACTCCCTCGCCGCGTCGTACGGCCACGCACTGGAGGACGAAATCATCGCACAGGCCGTCGAGCGGTGGTACGACGAGGGGACGCTCACCGACGACCTCGACGATCCGGACACCGAGTTCCTCGTCGCGGACGACGACGGTCGGCTCGTCGGGTTCGCCCAGAGTTACGTCGTCGAACGGCGCGAGACCGTCGGCGAGATCGACTGGCTCCACGTCGAACCCGACAGCCGCGGCGTCGGGATCGGCGACCGGCTGCTGGAGACGCTCGAACAGCGCCTGCTCGAACACGGCGTCGGCCGCATCGAGGGGCGCGTGCTGTCCGCCAACGAGGCGGGGACCGACTTCTACGAGAACGAGGACTTCGAGCGGATCGGCGAACGGACCGTCGAGATCGGCGGCGAGCCGTTCGTCGAGATGCTCTACTCCAAGTTCCCGGGTGCCGGCGGCCGACAGGTGCTCTCCGAGGCGGCGACGCTCCCCGACGGCCGGCAGGTGTACGTCGCCCTCGAGGAGAGCGTCCGCGGTGCCGACGGCCCGTTCTACTCGGTGTACCTCGACCGGGACCGCTCGGAGCGGTACGGCTACCTCTGTGGCAACTGCGATAGCTTCGCCGTCTCGATGGACACGATGGGCCGTGTCGTCTGTAACGACTGCGAGAACCGACGCAAGCCGACCCGGTGGGACGCCAGCTACCTCTAG
- a CDS encoding haloacid dehalogenase type II translates to MAGICFDMYGTLCDTSSVRARLGEELDVADRLVAAVDEVWRRKQLQYSYQSAQMDDYEPFWEITGHALEYALAQFDLDPDASTRERIRETYDHLEPFPGAAETLDRLSTAGHEVVVLSNGNPAMLERLAENAGLRSHLDGIVSAHGVRTFKPDPSVYEHAAETLDRPLDDCRLVSSNAWDVAGAGNAGMATTWVNRRRDPPEAIGAHPDREVTTLPDVADDPCSN, encoded by the coding sequence ATGGCCGGCATCTGCTTCGACATGTACGGAACCCTGTGTGATACGAGTAGCGTGCGCGCCCGCCTGGGCGAGGAACTCGACGTCGCGGACCGGCTGGTGGCGGCGGTCGACGAGGTGTGGCGCCGCAAACAGCTCCAGTACTCCTACCAGAGCGCACAGATGGACGACTACGAGCCGTTCTGGGAGATCACCGGCCACGCGCTCGAGTACGCGCTGGCCCAGTTCGACCTCGATCCCGACGCGTCGACCCGCGAACGCATCCGCGAGACGTACGACCATCTGGAGCCGTTCCCGGGAGCGGCGGAGACCCTCGACCGCCTGTCGACGGCCGGCCACGAGGTGGTGGTTCTCTCGAACGGCAACCCCGCGATGCTGGAACGGCTCGCGGAGAACGCTGGGCTTCGGTCTCACCTCGACGGAATCGTCAGCGCCCACGGGGTACGGACCTTCAAGCCCGACCCTTCGGTGTACGAACACGCCGCCGAGACCCTCGACCGACCGCTCGACGACTGTCGACTCGTCTCCTCGAACGCCTGGGACGTCGCCGGCGCCGGCAACGCGGGCATGGCGACGACGTGGGTGAACCGTCGGCGCGACCCGCCGGAGGCCATCGGCGCACACCCCGACCGCGAGGTGACGACGCTGCCGGACGTCGCCGACGACCCGTGCTCGAACTGA
- a CDS encoding protein kinase domain-containing protein — translation MPGPADDDRIPEAVAPHTLSDFGYGDLEKGKRIGTGGDADVYRATLDQDGYTYPIAVKEPRFEGTIRKRVFQRFETEAETWESLNHHENVVSVYTWGAEPLPWLALEFMDGGTLEAQLGSIDVAEALWLSGRIAEGIRYGHRHGVAHLDIKPTNVLLRDTPEGKWDYPKVSDWGWPRCYWTTPIASRESHRRMPRRNSSTPRSTEAPTISPTSTNWGR, via the coding sequence ATGCCAGGGCCAGCCGACGACGACCGGATCCCGGAGGCGGTCGCCCCGCACACGTTGTCGGACTTCGGGTATGGCGACCTGGAGAAAGGGAAGCGGATTGGCACGGGGGGCGACGCGGACGTGTACCGTGCGACCCTCGACCAGGACGGCTATACGTACCCGATCGCAGTCAAGGAACCGCGATTCGAAGGTACGATTCGGAAGCGCGTCTTCCAGAGGTTCGAAACGGAGGCAGAGACGTGGGAAAGCCTAAACCACCACGAAAACGTCGTCTCCGTCTACACGTGGGGTGCGGAACCACTCCCGTGGCTCGCCCTGGAGTTCATGGACGGTGGGACGCTCGAAGCACAGCTCGGATCGATCGACGTCGCCGAGGCACTGTGGCTCTCCGGCCGTATCGCCGAGGGGATTCGATACGGCCATCGTCACGGTGTCGCCCACCTCGACATCAAACCCACGAACGTGCTGTTGCGGGATACGCCGGAGGGCAAGTGGGACTATCCGAAGGTCAGCGATTGGGGCTGGCCAAGATGCTACTGGACCACTCCAATAGCATCGAGGGAATCTCACCGACGTATGCCGCGCCGGAACAGTTCGACGCCGAGGAGTACGGAAGCCCCGACGATATCACCGACATCTACCAACTGGGGACGCTAG
- a CDS encoding substrate-binding protein, which produces MVTRITGDDEPSSSGSAPLGGSGDGGGGSEYSELGNYPIEGDTATFGFTVPQSGPYAAEGEDELRGYELAVDHLNNGGGWVDSRFDDLSGDGVLDYRIDSVSGDTETDADTARQWAARMIRRDDAIMVSGGSSSAVTIAVQDLCQQERTVFMGCLTHSNYTTGRDCLRYGFREMFNVHMTGQALAPVLRDEYGEGLQFYQLYADYSWGRTQQESMNQFLSETAGWKQVDSVATPLGTSDYSSYLSEASNSGADVLVLNHYGLDGATSVSQAVDAGLAEDMELVVPLYNRPMAEAAGAAIEGVFGTVAWDAQIDNTPSQEFLQAFQDEYDRVPSGVAHLAYAQTLQYAAAVERAGTFYPPEVIRQLEDYEYDNIGMGSETMRACDHQAQRAVPVVRGLPESEQRTGQYYELIDLTSRDELGYGCDEGPAAECELGEYGDE; this is translated from the coding sequence ATGGTCACCCGAATCACCGGCGACGACGAACCCTCTTCGTCGGGGTCGGCCCCACTCGGGGGTAGCGGTGACGGTGGCGGCGGATCGGAGTATTCCGAACTCGGCAACTACCCCATCGAAGGCGACACAGCGACGTTCGGGTTCACCGTGCCCCAGTCCGGGCCCTACGCCGCTGAGGGGGAGGACGAACTCCGGGGGTACGAGCTCGCGGTCGATCACCTCAACAACGGCGGCGGCTGGGTCGACTCCCGGTTCGACGACCTCTCCGGTGACGGCGTCCTCGACTATCGGATCGATTCGGTGAGCGGAGACACGGAGACGGACGCCGACACCGCGCGCCAGTGGGCGGCGCGGATGATCCGGCGTGACGACGCGATCATGGTGAGCGGTGGCTCGTCCTCGGCGGTGACCATCGCGGTCCAGGACCTGTGCCAGCAGGAACGGACCGTGTTCATGGGGTGTCTGACCCACTCGAACTACACGACTGGACGGGACTGCTTGCGTTACGGCTTCCGCGAGATGTTCAACGTGCACATGACGGGACAGGCGCTGGCGCCGGTCCTCCGTGACGAGTACGGCGAGGGGCTGCAGTTCTACCAGCTCTACGCCGACTACAGCTGGGGACGGACCCAGCAGGAGTCGATGAACCAGTTCCTCTCCGAGACGGCCGGGTGGAAGCAGGTCGACTCGGTGGCGACGCCGCTCGGCACCAGCGACTACTCCTCGTACCTCTCGGAGGCATCGAACTCCGGGGCGGACGTCCTCGTGCTCAACCACTACGGACTGGACGGCGCGACGTCGGTCAGTCAGGCGGTCGACGCCGGTCTCGCCGAGGACATGGAACTCGTCGTCCCGTTATACAACCGGCCGATGGCCGAGGCCGCGGGTGCCGCCATCGAGGGCGTCTTCGGCACCGTCGCGTGGGACGCCCAGATCGACAACACGCCGTCCCAGGAGTTCCTCCAAGCGTTCCAGGACGAGTACGACCGCGTCCCCTCCGGCGTGGCACACCTCGCCTACGCCCAGACGCTCCAGTACGCGGCGGCCGTCGAGCGCGCCGGCACCTTCTACCCGCCCGAGGTCATCCGCCAACTCGAGGACTACGAGTACGACAACATCGGCATGGGCTCCGAGACGATGCGCGCGTGCGACCACCAGGCCCAGCGTGCCGTTCCGGTCGTCCGCGGCCTCCCGGAGTCCGAACAGCGGACGGGGCAGTACTACGAGCTCATCGACCTGACCAGCCGCGACGAACTCGGCTACGGCTGTGACGAAGGCCCGGCCGCGGAGTGCGAACTCGGCGAGTACGGCGACGAGTAG
- a CDS encoding universal stress protein produces MYHAVMGVDDNEERAIACAQAVADLPGAGSDARVTIIHSFTDNPTGASAPQIGSVREATEYLEGEGVEVTVTESSGDPAEQILDVAESEDANLIVVAGRKRSPTGKALFGSVTQSVILNADRPVMVAGDTDD; encoded by the coding sequence ATGTACCACGCCGTTATGGGTGTCGACGACAACGAGGAGCGGGCGATCGCGTGTGCGCAGGCCGTCGCCGACCTGCCGGGTGCCGGCTCGGACGCCCGGGTCACCATCATCCACAGCTTCACGGACAACCCGACCGGGGCCTCGGCCCCCCAGATCGGGTCCGTCCGCGAGGCGACCGAGTATCTCGAAGGGGAAGGAGTCGAGGTGACGGTGACCGAGTCCAGCGGCGACCCCGCCGAGCAGATCCTCGACGTGGCGGAAAGCGAGGACGCGAACCTGATCGTCGTCGCCGGACGGAAGCGGTCGCCGACGGGCAAGGCGCTGTTCGGGAGCGTCACGCAGTCGGTGATTCTGAACGCCGACCGGCCGGTGATGGTGGCCGGCGACACCGACGACTAG
- a CDS encoding DUF7520 family protein produces the protein MSGTQTPLNGRRFVLYLYVVIVAIAGALGVVLGEVVDMGEPPRLFFLVPLPPNGAGFAVYGVVTVAVALGLPLALVAYVSRQADSREDT, from the coding sequence GTGTCCGGGACGCAGACGCCCCTGAACGGCCGCCGGTTCGTGTTGTACCTCTACGTCGTCATCGTGGCGATAGCCGGCGCCCTCGGGGTCGTCCTCGGCGAGGTCGTCGACATGGGCGAACCGCCCCGACTCTTCTTTCTCGTTCCGCTCCCGCCGAACGGCGCCGGCTTCGCGGTGTACGGCGTCGTGACCGTGGCGGTCGCACTCGGCCTCCCGCTCGCGCTCGTCGCCTACGTTTCCCGGCAGGCGGATTCGAGGGAAGACACTTAG